From a region of the Globicephala melas chromosome 19, mGloMel1.2, whole genome shotgun sequence genome:
- the ZNF792 gene encoding zinc finger protein 792 isoform X1 — MAAAALMDPAKDCVTFEDVTIYFSQEEWGLLDEAQRLLYCDVMLENFALIASLGLTSFRSHVVAQLEMGAEPWVPDRVDMTSAMARGAYRGPGSDFCHGTEGEESPAELSVSVEVSQDMNPKVVPSTQKGYPCDLCGLHLKDIVHPAEHQATHPWQKPHVCEAYRREFKFNANLHQPQMQQNVDKPIARNESSASLVKSCRDDTSKKPFTLRESGKAFVSRCGFLQHQVTPRVVEPHHSSEGVVDFPTMQCRKKRSEFQNALSDKSSLVQQRTHTGERPYECSKCGIFFSYAAGLFQHQRDHNRGKPYECGECGTFFSQQSSLIKHQRVHTGESPHVCSECGKFFSRSSNLIQHKRVHTGEKPYECSECGKFFSQRSNLIHHKRVHTGKSAHECSECGKSFNCNSSLIKHWRVHTGEKPYKCNECGKFFSHFDGLVQHQIVHTGERPYGCSVCGKAFSRSSDLMKHQRVHTGERPYECSECGKLFSQSSSLNSHRRLHTGERPYQCPECGKFFSQRSSFNNHRRLHTGERPYECLECGKTFRQSSNLRQHQKVHKPDKPYKCNECEKAFSQRSTLIRHQKIHTRERSSENVHPPSSARQHPLEINSESGLYEGAVSQKLNLVHPNIYAGEIPNGC, encoded by the exons GACTGTGTGACCTTTGAGGACGTGACCATTTACTTCTCCCAGGAGGAGTGGGGACTCCTTGATGAGGCTCAGAGACTCCTGTACTGCgatgtgatgctggagaacttTGCACTGATAGCCTCACTGG GACTTACATCTTTCAGGTCTCATGTAGTTGCCCAGCTGGAGATGGGGGCAGAGCCCTGGGTGCCTGACCGAGTGGACATGACGTCAGCCATGGCAAGAGGGGCATATAGAGGGCCTGGCTCAG ATTTTTGCCATGGAACAGAGGGTGAGGAGTCACCTGCTGAGCTTAGTGTTTCTGTAGAAGTGTCACAGGACATGAATCCCAAGGTGGTTCCATCCACCCAGAAAGGCTACCCCTGTGACCTGTGTGGCCTACACCTGAAAGACATTGTGCACCCAGCTGAACACCAGGCAACACATCCCTGGCAGAAACCACATGTGTGTGAGGCATACAGGAGAGAGTTCAAGTTCAATGCCAACCTTCACCAACCACAGATGCAGCAGAACGTGGACAAGCCTATCGCAAGGAACGAAAGCAGCGCCTCGCTTGTGAAGAGCTGCAGAGATGACACATCAAAGAAACCTTTCACACTGAGGGAGAGTGGGAAGGCCTTTGTGTCCAGATGTGGTTTTCTCCAGCACCAGGTCACTCCCCGTGTAGTGGAGCCACACCACAGCTCCGAAGGCGTGGTGGATTTTCCCACTATGCAATGCCGTAAGAAGCGCAGTGAATTTCAGAACGCTCTCAGTGACAAATCCTCACTTGTTCAGCAGAGGAcccacactggagaaaggccttatgagtgcagcaAATGTGGGATATTCTTCAGCTACGCCGCTGGCCTCTTTCAACACCAGAGAGATCACAATCGAGGAAAGCCTTATGAGTGTGGTGAATGTGGGACATTCTTTAGCCAGCAGTCCAGTCTCATCAAacatcagagagttcacactggTGAAAGCCCTCATGTGTGCAGCGAATGCGGGAAATTCTTTAGCCGAAGCTCCAATCTTATTCAACATAAGAGGGTACACACTGGAGAAaagccttatgagtgcagtgaatgtgggaaattcttTAGCCAACGTTCCAATCTCATTCATCATAAGAGGGTTCATACAGGTAAAAGTGCTCATGAGTGCAGCGAGTGTGGGAAATCCTTCAACTGCAACTCCAGCCTTATTAAACACTggagagttcacactggagaaaaaccttataagtgcaatgaatgtgggaaattctTTAGCCACTTTGATGGACTTGTTCAACATCAGATAGTTCACACTGGTGAACGACCCTATGGGTGCAGCGtttgtgggaaagccttcagccGAAGCTCCGACCTCATGAAACATCAGCGAGTTCACACTGGTGAAcggccttatgagtgcagtgaatgtgggaaactGTTTAGCCAAAGCTCCAGCCTCAATAGCCATCGGAGACTTCACACTGGTGAACGGCCTTATCAGTGCCCTGAATGCGGGAAATTCTTTAGCCAACGCTCCAGCTTCAATAACCATCGGAGACTTCACACTGGTGAGCGGCCTTATGAGTGCCTtgaatgtgggaaaaccttcagACAAAGTTCTAATCTGAGGCAGCACCAGAAAGTTCACAAACCAGATAAGCCATATAAGTGCAATGAATGTGAAAAGGCTTTCAGCCAAAGGTCTACCCTCATCCGGCATCAGAAAATTCACACCAGAGAAAGGAGTTCAGAGAATGTGCACCCTCCTTCTTCTGCACGACAGCACCCACTAGAGATTAACTCTGAGAGTGGTCTTTATGAGGGAGCTGTCAGCCAGAAGTTGAACCTTGTTCATCCAAATATCTATGCTGGAGAGATTCCCAATGGATGCTAG
- the ZNF792 gene encoding zinc finger protein 792 isoform X2, whose translation MAAAALMDPAKEEWGLLDEAQRLLYCDVMLENFALIASLGLTSFRSHVVAQLEMGAEPWVPDRVDMTSAMARGAYRGPGSDFCHGTEGEESPAELSVSVEVSQDMNPKVVPSTQKGYPCDLCGLHLKDIVHPAEHQATHPWQKPHVCEAYRREFKFNANLHQPQMQQNVDKPIARNESSASLVKSCRDDTSKKPFTLRESGKAFVSRCGFLQHQVTPRVVEPHHSSEGVVDFPTMQCRKKRSEFQNALSDKSSLVQQRTHTGERPYECSKCGIFFSYAAGLFQHQRDHNRGKPYECGECGTFFSQQSSLIKHQRVHTGESPHVCSECGKFFSRSSNLIQHKRVHTGEKPYECSECGKFFSQRSNLIHHKRVHTGKSAHECSECGKSFNCNSSLIKHWRVHTGEKPYKCNECGKFFSHFDGLVQHQIVHTGERPYGCSVCGKAFSRSSDLMKHQRVHTGERPYECSECGKLFSQSSSLNSHRRLHTGERPYQCPECGKFFSQRSSFNNHRRLHTGERPYECLECGKTFRQSSNLRQHQKVHKPDKPYKCNECEKAFSQRSTLIRHQKIHTRERSSENVHPPSSARQHPLEINSESGLYEGAVSQKLNLVHPNIYAGEIPNGC comes from the exons GAGGAGTGGGGACTCCTTGATGAGGCTCAGAGACTCCTGTACTGCgatgtgatgctggagaacttTGCACTGATAGCCTCACTGG GACTTACATCTTTCAGGTCTCATGTAGTTGCCCAGCTGGAGATGGGGGCAGAGCCCTGGGTGCCTGACCGAGTGGACATGACGTCAGCCATGGCAAGAGGGGCATATAGAGGGCCTGGCTCAG ATTTTTGCCATGGAACAGAGGGTGAGGAGTCACCTGCTGAGCTTAGTGTTTCTGTAGAAGTGTCACAGGACATGAATCCCAAGGTGGTTCCATCCACCCAGAAAGGCTACCCCTGTGACCTGTGTGGCCTACACCTGAAAGACATTGTGCACCCAGCTGAACACCAGGCAACACATCCCTGGCAGAAACCACATGTGTGTGAGGCATACAGGAGAGAGTTCAAGTTCAATGCCAACCTTCACCAACCACAGATGCAGCAGAACGTGGACAAGCCTATCGCAAGGAACGAAAGCAGCGCCTCGCTTGTGAAGAGCTGCAGAGATGACACATCAAAGAAACCTTTCACACTGAGGGAGAGTGGGAAGGCCTTTGTGTCCAGATGTGGTTTTCTCCAGCACCAGGTCACTCCCCGTGTAGTGGAGCCACACCACAGCTCCGAAGGCGTGGTGGATTTTCCCACTATGCAATGCCGTAAGAAGCGCAGTGAATTTCAGAACGCTCTCAGTGACAAATCCTCACTTGTTCAGCAGAGGAcccacactggagaaaggccttatgagtgcagcaAATGTGGGATATTCTTCAGCTACGCCGCTGGCCTCTTTCAACACCAGAGAGATCACAATCGAGGAAAGCCTTATGAGTGTGGTGAATGTGGGACATTCTTTAGCCAGCAGTCCAGTCTCATCAAacatcagagagttcacactggTGAAAGCCCTCATGTGTGCAGCGAATGCGGGAAATTCTTTAGCCGAAGCTCCAATCTTATTCAACATAAGAGGGTACACACTGGAGAAaagccttatgagtgcagtgaatgtgggaaattcttTAGCCAACGTTCCAATCTCATTCATCATAAGAGGGTTCATACAGGTAAAAGTGCTCATGAGTGCAGCGAGTGTGGGAAATCCTTCAACTGCAACTCCAGCCTTATTAAACACTggagagttcacactggagaaaaaccttataagtgcaatgaatgtgggaaattctTTAGCCACTTTGATGGACTTGTTCAACATCAGATAGTTCACACTGGTGAACGACCCTATGGGTGCAGCGtttgtgggaaagccttcagccGAAGCTCCGACCTCATGAAACATCAGCGAGTTCACACTGGTGAAcggccttatgagtgcagtgaatgtgggaaactGTTTAGCCAAAGCTCCAGCCTCAATAGCCATCGGAGACTTCACACTGGTGAACGGCCTTATCAGTGCCCTGAATGCGGGAAATTCTTTAGCCAACGCTCCAGCTTCAATAACCATCGGAGACTTCACACTGGTGAGCGGCCTTATGAGTGCCTtgaatgtgggaaaaccttcagACAAAGTTCTAATCTGAGGCAGCACCAGAAAGTTCACAAACCAGATAAGCCATATAAGTGCAATGAATGTGAAAAGGCTTTCAGCCAAAGGTCTACCCTCATCCGGCATCAGAAAATTCACACCAGAGAAAGGAGTTCAGAGAATGTGCACCCTCCTTCTTCTGCACGACAGCACCCACTAGAGATTAACTCTGAGAGTGGTCTTTATGAGGGAGCTGTCAGCCAGAAGTTGAACCTTGTTCATCCAAATATCTATGCTGGAGAGATTCCCAATGGATGCTAG
- the ZNF792 gene encoding zinc finger protein 792 isoform X3, protein MGAEPWVPDRVDMTSAMARGAYRGPGSDFCHGTEGEESPAELSVSVEVSQDMNPKVVPSTQKGYPCDLCGLHLKDIVHPAEHQATHPWQKPHVCEAYRREFKFNANLHQPQMQQNVDKPIARNESSASLVKSCRDDTSKKPFTLRESGKAFVSRCGFLQHQVTPRVVEPHHSSEGVVDFPTMQCRKKRSEFQNALSDKSSLVQQRTHTGERPYECSKCGIFFSYAAGLFQHQRDHNRGKPYECGECGTFFSQQSSLIKHQRVHTGESPHVCSECGKFFSRSSNLIQHKRVHTGEKPYECSECGKFFSQRSNLIHHKRVHTGKSAHECSECGKSFNCNSSLIKHWRVHTGEKPYKCNECGKFFSHFDGLVQHQIVHTGERPYGCSVCGKAFSRSSDLMKHQRVHTGERPYECSECGKLFSQSSSLNSHRRLHTGERPYQCPECGKFFSQRSSFNNHRRLHTGERPYECLECGKTFRQSSNLRQHQKVHKPDKPYKCNECEKAFSQRSTLIRHQKIHTRERSSENVHPPSSARQHPLEINSESGLYEGAVSQKLNLVHPNIYAGEIPNGC, encoded by the exons ATGGGGGCAGAGCCCTGGGTGCCTGACCGAGTGGACATGACGTCAGCCATGGCAAGAGGGGCATATAGAGGGCCTGGCTCAG ATTTTTGCCATGGAACAGAGGGTGAGGAGTCACCTGCTGAGCTTAGTGTTTCTGTAGAAGTGTCACAGGACATGAATCCCAAGGTGGTTCCATCCACCCAGAAAGGCTACCCCTGTGACCTGTGTGGCCTACACCTGAAAGACATTGTGCACCCAGCTGAACACCAGGCAACACATCCCTGGCAGAAACCACATGTGTGTGAGGCATACAGGAGAGAGTTCAAGTTCAATGCCAACCTTCACCAACCACAGATGCAGCAGAACGTGGACAAGCCTATCGCAAGGAACGAAAGCAGCGCCTCGCTTGTGAAGAGCTGCAGAGATGACACATCAAAGAAACCTTTCACACTGAGGGAGAGTGGGAAGGCCTTTGTGTCCAGATGTGGTTTTCTCCAGCACCAGGTCACTCCCCGTGTAGTGGAGCCACACCACAGCTCCGAAGGCGTGGTGGATTTTCCCACTATGCAATGCCGTAAGAAGCGCAGTGAATTTCAGAACGCTCTCAGTGACAAATCCTCACTTGTTCAGCAGAGGAcccacactggagaaaggccttatgagtgcagcaAATGTGGGATATTCTTCAGCTACGCCGCTGGCCTCTTTCAACACCAGAGAGATCACAATCGAGGAAAGCCTTATGAGTGTGGTGAATGTGGGACATTCTTTAGCCAGCAGTCCAGTCTCATCAAacatcagagagttcacactggTGAAAGCCCTCATGTGTGCAGCGAATGCGGGAAATTCTTTAGCCGAAGCTCCAATCTTATTCAACATAAGAGGGTACACACTGGAGAAaagccttatgagtgcagtgaatgtgggaaattcttTAGCCAACGTTCCAATCTCATTCATCATAAGAGGGTTCATACAGGTAAAAGTGCTCATGAGTGCAGCGAGTGTGGGAAATCCTTCAACTGCAACTCCAGCCTTATTAAACACTggagagttcacactggagaaaaaccttataagtgcaatgaatgtgggaaattctTTAGCCACTTTGATGGACTTGTTCAACATCAGATAGTTCACACTGGTGAACGACCCTATGGGTGCAGCGtttgtgggaaagccttcagccGAAGCTCCGACCTCATGAAACATCAGCGAGTTCACACTGGTGAAcggccttatgagtgcagtgaatgtgggaaactGTTTAGCCAAAGCTCCAGCCTCAATAGCCATCGGAGACTTCACACTGGTGAACGGCCTTATCAGTGCCCTGAATGCGGGAAATTCTTTAGCCAACGCTCCAGCTTCAATAACCATCGGAGACTTCACACTGGTGAGCGGCCTTATGAGTGCCTtgaatgtgggaaaaccttcagACAAAGTTCTAATCTGAGGCAGCACCAGAAAGTTCACAAACCAGATAAGCCATATAAGTGCAATGAATGTGAAAAGGCTTTCAGCCAAAGGTCTACCCTCATCCGGCATCAGAAAATTCACACCAGAGAAAGGAGTTCAGAGAATGTGCACCCTCCTTCTTCTGCACGACAGCACCCACTAGAGATTAACTCTGAGAGTGGTCTTTATGAGGGAGCTGTCAGCCAGAAGTTGAACCTTGTTCATCCAAATATCTATGCTGGAGAGATTCCCAATGGATGCTAG